From the Octadecabacter antarcticus 307 genome, one window contains:
- a CDS encoding calcium-binding protein: MTILTVMNEDETNASAVPLTYPTITAAMAVAQLGDTISLAPGSWDEAATIIDENFTVFGAGADTITIGSGNNFIDAGDGANTISIGPTIASDNVIIAGDAADTITVGNGNNHIIAGGGANTIRVGPAGTGDNVIIAGMAADTITVGNGNNRINAGDGANTIATGAGNNFIIGGIGADTITVGNGNNYIDSGTFGANTITAGFGNNFIITGNAVDTITAMGGDNIINAGDGVNTVTTGVGNDVIAVGVGADTVTSGAGDDIASVVGGADTVTTGAGYDRLVIDYSDFSTNMVSSPVTGAVSYIGNFGDGAANIVSFTAVEEFHITTGGGNDTIITGAGADILDSGAGSDTLDGGAGIDTILAGFGSDLIYGRIGDSIDGGEDADNSDVDVLNLNYIGLHEIVLDDHENGTVYALDASGSRIGSFSFTNIESIVGDNLVFATPEVLSTEVDAIDPEPVCLDDVDSFLVAVDLVGQEWSYLGDLWVYDATKIVQNGRELDTNDNTIETGSGDDVLLGSRGNDTLIACCGDDTLNAGWGDDKAFGGDGNDVINLEKGNDFAEAGLGDDVVNGGEGDDVIYGDTNVNNSLGGDDKLRGGAGNDELHGNDGNDELNGGSGDDVLFGDQGNDNISGGEGDDWAAGGVGEDKLRGGAGNDELHGNDGEDYLSGGSGNDTLAGGNGVDKIVGGNGSDEIEGGAGNDNLWGGDWAADGASDTFIFEGGTGRDYVHDFEAGLDVIDLSFFVTTFDSVKYAVTDLGWATIIDLQHLNGGLVGDKVIIKSVSADDLAFDSFIF, from the coding sequence ATGACCATTTTGACAGTTATGAATGAAGACGAGACCAATGCGTCAGCGGTACCACTTACCTACCCAACCATTACTGCAGCCATGGCAGTGGCGCAATTGGGCGACACAATCAGTCTGGCGCCAGGTTCCTGGGATGAAGCTGCAACCATCATAGACGAGAACTTTACTGTTTTTGGTGCTGGTGCTGATACCATCACTATTGGAAGTGGCAATAATTTTATCGATGCAGGTGACGGGGCCAACACGATTAGTATTGGGCCAACTATCGCCAGCGACAATGTGATCATTGCAGGCGACGCGGCTGATACCATCACTGTTGGAAACGGTAATAACCATATCATTGCAGGCGGCGGGGCCAACACGATCCGTGTTGGCCCCGCTGGAACTGGCGACAATGTCATCATCGCTGGCATGGCTGCTGACACTATCACTGTTGGAAACGGTAATAATCGCATCAATGCAGGTGACGGGGCCAACACAATTGCTACTGGAGCTGGTAATAATTTCATTATTGGCGGCATTGGCGCTGATACGATCACAGTTGGAAACGGGAACAACTACATCGATAGTGGCACTTTTGGTGCCAATACGATTACTGCCGGGTTTGGCAACAATTTCATAATTACGGGTAACGCTGTCGACACAATTACAGCGATGGGTGGCGATAATATCATCAACGCAGGTGATGGGGTCAACACCGTCACGACCGGCGTTGGCAACGACGTTATCGCAGTAGGTGTCGGCGCGGATACCGTTACCTCGGGTGCGGGCGACGATATTGCTTCAGTCGTCGGTGGTGCCGACACTGTGACCACCGGTGCAGGCTATGATCGGCTTGTCATTGATTATTCGGATTTTTCAACAAACATGGTAAGCAGCCCCGTTACCGGCGCTGTAAGCTATATTGGTAATTTTGGTGATGGGGCCGCAAATATCGTAAGCTTTACTGCTGTAGAAGAATTTCACATCACAACTGGTGGCGGCAACGATACCATTATCACGGGGGCTGGTGCTGACATTTTGGACAGTGGAGCGGGTTCCGACACTCTCGACGGTGGCGCTGGTATCGACACAATTCTTGCTGGGTTTGGGTCTGACTTGATTTATGGCCGCATTGGAGATTCAATTGACGGTGGTGAAGATGCCGATAATAGTGACGTCGACGTCTTAAACCTTAACTATATTGGCCTGCACGAGATCGTTTTAGACGATCATGAAAACGGTACTGTTTACGCGTTGGACGCAAGTGGAAGCCGGATTGGTTCGTTCAGCTTCACGAATATCGAGAGCATTGTAGGAGATAACTTAGTTTTCGCAACGCCTGAGGTTTTGTCAACCGAAGTGGACGCAATTGACCCTGAGCCTGTTTGTCTTGATGATGTCGATAGCTTCCTTGTTGCTGTTGATTTGGTCGGCCAAGAGTGGTCATACCTAGGCGATCTCTGGGTCTACGACGCAACCAAGATCGTTCAAAATGGCAGAGAACTTGATACCAACGACAACACGATTGAAACTGGAAGTGGTGACGATGTTCTTCTTGGTAGCCGTGGAAATGACACTTTGATTGCATGCTGTGGAGATGACACATTGAACGCGGGCTGGGGTGATGACAAAGCCTTTGGCGGGGATGGGAATGATGTGATCAACCTTGAGAAGGGCAACGATTTTGCGGAAGCTGGGTTGGGCGATGATGTCGTAAACGGCGGCGAAGGCGACGATGTGATTTACGGTGACACCAATGTCAACAACTCGCTTGGTGGCGATGACAAATTGCGTGGCGGTGCCGGCAACGATGAGCTCCACGGGAACGACGGAAACGACGAGCTGAATGGTGGTTCCGGTGATGACGTCCTGTTCGGCGATCAAGGGAACGACAATATCTCTGGCGGTGAAGGCGATGATTGGGCAGCTGGCGGAGTCGGCGAAGACAAATTGCGTGGCGGTGCTGGCAACGATGAGCTCCACGGGAACGACGGCGAGGACTACCTCAGCGGTGGCTCTGGTAACGATACGCTCGCGGGCGGCAACGGTGTCGACAAAATTGTCGGTGGTAATGGATCAGACGAGATCGAAGGTGGCGCTGGCAACGACAACCTATGGGGCGGTGACTGGGCTGCTGACGGGGCGTCTGACACGTTCATTTTCGAGGGCGGCACAGGCAGAGACTACGTCCACGATTTCGAAGCTGGACTCGACGTTATTGACTTGTCCTTTTTTGTAACAACCTTCGATTCAGTAAAGTACGCAGTTACGGACCTCGGCTGGGCCACGATCATTGACCTGCAACACTTGAATGGCGGTCTGGTTGGCGACAAGGTAATCATAAAATCAGTTAGTGCAGATGATTTGGCCTTCGACAGTTTTATTTTCTAA